In the genome of Apodemus sylvaticus chromosome 2, mApoSyl1.1, whole genome shotgun sequence, one region contains:
- the Rtkn gene encoding rhotekin isoform X5, whose protein sequence is MQDRLHILEDLNMLYIRQMALSLEDTELQRKLDHEIRMREGACKLLAACSQREQALEATKSLLVCNSRILSYMGELQRRKEAQVLGKTGRRPSDSVQSAERSPCRGRVCISDLRIPLMWKDTEYFKNKGDLHRWAVFLLLQLGEQIQDTEMALVDRTLTDISFQNNVLFAEAGPDFELRLELYGACVEEEGALAGAPKRLATKLSSSLGRSSGKRVRASLDSAGGSGNSPILLPTPAVGGPRYHLLAHTTLTLAAVQDGFRTHDLTLASHEENPAWLPLYGSVCCRLAAQPLCMTQPTASGAFRVQQAGELQNGTLVHGVLKGTNLFCYWRSEDADTGQEPLFTIVINKETKVRAGELEQAPEWPFTLSISNLYGGEEVTNTLRVESREALQSWMEALWQLFFDMSQWKHCCDEVMKIETPAPRKPPQALPKQGSLYHEMVLSEPVASGGPCEGLLLQNNAISAEIRALLSSYYSDR, encoded by the exons ATGCAGGACAGATTGCACATCCTGGAGGACCTCAATATGCTCTACATCCGGCAGATGGCACTCAGCCTGGAG GACACAGAGCTGCAGAGGAAACTGGATCATGAGATCCGGATGAGGGAAGGGGCGTGCAAGCTGCTGGCGGCCTGCTCCCAGCGCGAGCAGGCTCTGGAAGCCACCAAGAGCCTGCTGGTGTGCAACAGCCGAATTCTCAGCTACATGGGCGAGCTGCAGCGACGCAAGGAGGCCCAGGTGCTGGGGAAGACAGGCCGGCG ACCATCCGACAGTGTGCAGTCCGCTGAGCGCTCCCCGTGCCGTGGCCGGGTCTGCATCTCTG ACCTCCGGATCCCACTCATGTGGAAGGACACAGAGTATTTCAAGAACAAAGGCG acCTGCACCGCTGGGCTGTGTTCCTGCTGCTGCAGCTTGGGGAACAGATTCAGGACACAGAGATGGCCCTGGTGGACAGGACCCTCACGGACATCTCCTTTCAGAACAATGTGCTTTT TGCTGAGGCAGGGCCTGACTTTGAACTGCGGCTGGAGCTGTATGGGGCCTGCGTGGAAGAGGAGGGAGCCCTAGCTGGTGCTCCCAAGAGACTTGCCACCAAACTCAGTAGCTCCCTGGGCCGTTCGTCGGGGAAGCGCGTTAGGGCATCGCTGGACAGTGCTGGGGGCTCCGGGAACAGTCCCATCCTGCTGCCCACCCCAGCTGTGGG agGTCCTCGGTACCACCTCTTGGCCCACACCACTCTTACCCTAGCAGCAGTGCAAGATGGATTCCGTACACATGACCTCACCCTCGCCAGTCATG AGGAGAACCCTGCCTGGCTGCCCCTTTATGGTAGCGTGTGTTGCCGCCTGGCCGCTCAGCCTCTCTGCATGACTCAGCCCACTGCAAGTGGTGCCTTCAGGGTGCAG CAAGCCGGGGAGCTGCAGAATGGGACACTCGTGCATGGAGTCCTGAAAGGCACAAACCTCTTTTGTTACTGGAGATCTGAGGATGCAGATACTGGGCAAGAACCACTGTTCACGATCGTCATCAACAAG GAGACTAAGGTCCGGGCAGGGGAGTTGGAGCAGGCGCCAGAGTGGCCTTTCACCCTCAGCATCAGCAACCTGTATGGAGGTGAGGAGGTGACAAACACCCTGCGGGTGGAGAGCAGAGAAGCCCTGCAGAGCTGGATGGAGGCGCTGTGGCAGCTCTTCTTTGACATGA GCCAGTGGAAGCACTGTTGTGATGAAGTCATGAAGATCGAAACTCCTGCTCCCCGGAAACCACCCCAAGCACTGCCCAAGCAGGGGTCCTTATACCATGAGATGG TCCTATCAGAACCCGTGGCCTCAGGAGGTCCCTGTGAGGGGCTGCTCCTGCAGAATAATGCCATCTCAGCCGAGATTCGGGCCTTGCTTTCTTCCTATTACAGTGACAGGTGA
- the Rtkn gene encoding rhotekin isoform X6, producing the protein MDKAREGSDTELQRKLDHEIRMREGACKLLAACSQREQALEATKSLLVCNSRILSYMGELQRRKEAQVLGKTGRRPSDSVQSAERSPCRGRVCISDLRIPLMWKDTEYFKNKGDLHRWAVFLLLQLGEQIQDTEMALVDRTLTDISFQNNVLFAEAGPDFELRLELYGACVEEEGALAGAPKRLATKLSSSLGRSSGKRVRASLDSAGGSGNSPILLPTPAVGGPRYHLLAHTTLTLAAVQDGFRTHDLTLASHEENPAWLPLYGSVCCRLAAQPLCMTQPTASGAFRVQQAGELQNGTLVHGVLKGTNLFCYWRSEDADTGQEPLFTIVINKETKVRAGELEQAPEWPFTLSISNLYGGEEVTNTLRVESREALQSWMEALWQLFFDMSQWKHCCDEVMKIETPAPRKPPQALPKQGSLYHEMVLSEPVASGGPCEGLLLQNNAISAEIRALLSSYYSDR; encoded by the exons ATGGACAAGGCTAGGGAAGGATCG GACACAGAGCTGCAGAGGAAACTGGATCATGAGATCCGGATGAGGGAAGGGGCGTGCAAGCTGCTGGCGGCCTGCTCCCAGCGCGAGCAGGCTCTGGAAGCCACCAAGAGCCTGCTGGTGTGCAACAGCCGAATTCTCAGCTACATGGGCGAGCTGCAGCGACGCAAGGAGGCCCAGGTGCTGGGGAAGACAGGCCGGCG ACCATCCGACAGTGTGCAGTCCGCTGAGCGCTCCCCGTGCCGTGGCCGGGTCTGCATCTCTG ACCTCCGGATCCCACTCATGTGGAAGGACACAGAGTATTTCAAGAACAAAGGCG acCTGCACCGCTGGGCTGTGTTCCTGCTGCTGCAGCTTGGGGAACAGATTCAGGACACAGAGATGGCCCTGGTGGACAGGACCCTCACGGACATCTCCTTTCAGAACAATGTGCTTTT TGCTGAGGCAGGGCCTGACTTTGAACTGCGGCTGGAGCTGTATGGGGCCTGCGTGGAAGAGGAGGGAGCCCTAGCTGGTGCTCCCAAGAGACTTGCCACCAAACTCAGTAGCTCCCTGGGCCGTTCGTCGGGGAAGCGCGTTAGGGCATCGCTGGACAGTGCTGGGGGCTCCGGGAACAGTCCCATCCTGCTGCCCACCCCAGCTGTGGG agGTCCTCGGTACCACCTCTTGGCCCACACCACTCTTACCCTAGCAGCAGTGCAAGATGGATTCCGTACACATGACCTCACCCTCGCCAGTCATG AGGAGAACCCTGCCTGGCTGCCCCTTTATGGTAGCGTGTGTTGCCGCCTGGCCGCTCAGCCTCTCTGCATGACTCAGCCCACTGCAAGTGGTGCCTTCAGGGTGCAG CAAGCCGGGGAGCTGCAGAATGGGACACTCGTGCATGGAGTCCTGAAAGGCACAAACCTCTTTTGTTACTGGAGATCTGAGGATGCAGATACTGGGCAAGAACCACTGTTCACGATCGTCATCAACAAG GAGACTAAGGTCCGGGCAGGGGAGTTGGAGCAGGCGCCAGAGTGGCCTTTCACCCTCAGCATCAGCAACCTGTATGGAGGTGAGGAGGTGACAAACACCCTGCGGGTGGAGAGCAGAGAAGCCCTGCAGAGCTGGATGGAGGCGCTGTGGCAGCTCTTCTTTGACATGA GCCAGTGGAAGCACTGTTGTGATGAAGTCATGAAGATCGAAACTCCTGCTCCCCGGAAACCACCCCAAGCACTGCCCAAGCAGGGGTCCTTATACCATGAGATGG TCCTATCAGAACCCGTGGCCTCAGGAGGTCCCTGTGAGGGGCTGCTCCTGCAGAATAATGCCATCTCAGCCGAGATTCGGGCCTTGCTTTCTTCCTATTACAGTGACAGGTGA
- the Rtkn gene encoding rhotekin isoform X4, which translates to MFSRNHRSRVTVARGSALEMEFKRGRFRLSVFSDPPEDTELQRKLDHEIRMREGACKLLAACSQREQALEATKSLLVCNSRILSYMGELQRRKEAQVLGKTGRRPSDSVQSAERSPCRGRVCISDLRIPLMWKDTEYFKNKGDLHRWAVFLLLQLGEQIQDTEMALVDRTLTDISFQNNVLFAEAGPDFELRLELYGACVEEEGALAGAPKRLATKLSSSLGRSSGKRVRASLDSAGGSGNSPILLPTPAVGGPRYHLLAHTTLTLAAVQDGFRTHDLTLASHEENPAWLPLYGSVCCRLAAQPLCMTQPTASGAFRVQQAGELQNGTLVHGVLKGTNLFCYWRSEDADTGQEPLFTIVINKETKVRAGELEQAPEWPFTLSISNLYGGEEVTNTLRVESREALQSWMEALWQLFFDMSQWKHCCDEVMKIETPAPRKPPQALPKQGSLYHEMVLSEPVASGGPCEGLLLQNNAISAEIRALLSSYYSDR; encoded by the exons ATGTTCTCTCGAAACCACCGGAGCCGGGTCACAGTGGCCAGGGGCTCCGCCCTGGAGATGGAGTTCAAACGCGGCCGCTTCCGACTTAGTGTCTTCAGCGACCCGCCGGAG GACACAGAGCTGCAGAGGAAACTGGATCATGAGATCCGGATGAGGGAAGGGGCGTGCAAGCTGCTGGCGGCCTGCTCCCAGCGCGAGCAGGCTCTGGAAGCCACCAAGAGCCTGCTGGTGTGCAACAGCCGAATTCTCAGCTACATGGGCGAGCTGCAGCGACGCAAGGAGGCCCAGGTGCTGGGGAAGACAGGCCGGCG ACCATCCGACAGTGTGCAGTCCGCTGAGCGCTCCCCGTGCCGTGGCCGGGTCTGCATCTCTG ACCTCCGGATCCCACTCATGTGGAAGGACACAGAGTATTTCAAGAACAAAGGCG acCTGCACCGCTGGGCTGTGTTCCTGCTGCTGCAGCTTGGGGAACAGATTCAGGACACAGAGATGGCCCTGGTGGACAGGACCCTCACGGACATCTCCTTTCAGAACAATGTGCTTTT TGCTGAGGCAGGGCCTGACTTTGAACTGCGGCTGGAGCTGTATGGGGCCTGCGTGGAAGAGGAGGGAGCCCTAGCTGGTGCTCCCAAGAGACTTGCCACCAAACTCAGTAGCTCCCTGGGCCGTTCGTCGGGGAAGCGCGTTAGGGCATCGCTGGACAGTGCTGGGGGCTCCGGGAACAGTCCCATCCTGCTGCCCACCCCAGCTGTGGG agGTCCTCGGTACCACCTCTTGGCCCACACCACTCTTACCCTAGCAGCAGTGCAAGATGGATTCCGTACACATGACCTCACCCTCGCCAGTCATG AGGAGAACCCTGCCTGGCTGCCCCTTTATGGTAGCGTGTGTTGCCGCCTGGCCGCTCAGCCTCTCTGCATGACTCAGCCCACTGCAAGTGGTGCCTTCAGGGTGCAG CAAGCCGGGGAGCTGCAGAATGGGACACTCGTGCATGGAGTCCTGAAAGGCACAAACCTCTTTTGTTACTGGAGATCTGAGGATGCAGATACTGGGCAAGAACCACTGTTCACGATCGTCATCAACAAG GAGACTAAGGTCCGGGCAGGGGAGTTGGAGCAGGCGCCAGAGTGGCCTTTCACCCTCAGCATCAGCAACCTGTATGGAGGTGAGGAGGTGACAAACACCCTGCGGGTGGAGAGCAGAGAAGCCCTGCAGAGCTGGATGGAGGCGCTGTGGCAGCTCTTCTTTGACATGA GCCAGTGGAAGCACTGTTGTGATGAAGTCATGAAGATCGAAACTCCTGCTCCCCGGAAACCACCCCAAGCACTGCCCAAGCAGGGGTCCTTATACCATGAGATGG TCCTATCAGAACCCGTGGCCTCAGGAGGTCCCTGTGAGGGGCTGCTCCTGCAGAATAATGCCATCTCAGCCGAGATTCGGGCCTTGCTTTCTTCCTATTACAGTGACAGGTGA
- the Rtkn gene encoding rhotekin isoform X3, which translates to MDKAREGSDTELQRKLDHEIRMREGACKLLAACSQREQALEATKSLLVCNSRILSYMGELQRRKEAQVLGKTGRRPSDSVQSAERSPCRGRVCISDLRIPLMWKDTEYFKNKGDLHRWAVFLLLQLGEQIQDTEMALVDRTLTDISFQNNVLFAEAGPDFELRLELYGACVEEEGALAGAPKRLATKLSSSLGRSSGKRVRASLDSAGGSGNSPILLPTPAVGGPRYHLLAHTTLTLAAVQDGFRTHDLTLASHEENPAWLPLYGSVCCRLAAQPLCMTQPTASGAFRVQQAGELQNGTLVHGVLKGTNLFCYWRSEDADTGQEPLFTIVINKETKVRAGELEQAPEWPFTLSISNLYGGEEVTNTLRVESREALQSWMEALWQLFFDMSQWKHCCDEVMKIETPAPRKPPQALPKQGSLYHEMAIEPLDDIAAVTDILAQREGTRLEPPPPWLSMFPDQPALPSSCSPASVAPVPTWPQPLPWGRPRTFSLDAAPADHSLGPSRSVAPLPPQRSPQSRGFYSKSQLGSWLQSPV; encoded by the exons ATGGACAAGGCTAGGGAAGGATCG GACACAGAGCTGCAGAGGAAACTGGATCATGAGATCCGGATGAGGGAAGGGGCGTGCAAGCTGCTGGCGGCCTGCTCCCAGCGCGAGCAGGCTCTGGAAGCCACCAAGAGCCTGCTGGTGTGCAACAGCCGAATTCTCAGCTACATGGGCGAGCTGCAGCGACGCAAGGAGGCCCAGGTGCTGGGGAAGACAGGCCGGCG ACCATCCGACAGTGTGCAGTCCGCTGAGCGCTCCCCGTGCCGTGGCCGGGTCTGCATCTCTG ACCTCCGGATCCCACTCATGTGGAAGGACACAGAGTATTTCAAGAACAAAGGCG acCTGCACCGCTGGGCTGTGTTCCTGCTGCTGCAGCTTGGGGAACAGATTCAGGACACAGAGATGGCCCTGGTGGACAGGACCCTCACGGACATCTCCTTTCAGAACAATGTGCTTTT TGCTGAGGCAGGGCCTGACTTTGAACTGCGGCTGGAGCTGTATGGGGCCTGCGTGGAAGAGGAGGGAGCCCTAGCTGGTGCTCCCAAGAGACTTGCCACCAAACTCAGTAGCTCCCTGGGCCGTTCGTCGGGGAAGCGCGTTAGGGCATCGCTGGACAGTGCTGGGGGCTCCGGGAACAGTCCCATCCTGCTGCCCACCCCAGCTGTGGG agGTCCTCGGTACCACCTCTTGGCCCACACCACTCTTACCCTAGCAGCAGTGCAAGATGGATTCCGTACACATGACCTCACCCTCGCCAGTCATG AGGAGAACCCTGCCTGGCTGCCCCTTTATGGTAGCGTGTGTTGCCGCCTGGCCGCTCAGCCTCTCTGCATGACTCAGCCCACTGCAAGTGGTGCCTTCAGGGTGCAG CAAGCCGGGGAGCTGCAGAATGGGACACTCGTGCATGGAGTCCTGAAAGGCACAAACCTCTTTTGTTACTGGAGATCTGAGGATGCAGATACTGGGCAAGAACCACTGTTCACGATCGTCATCAACAAG GAGACTAAGGTCCGGGCAGGGGAGTTGGAGCAGGCGCCAGAGTGGCCTTTCACCCTCAGCATCAGCAACCTGTATGGAGGTGAGGAGGTGACAAACACCCTGCGGGTGGAGAGCAGAGAAGCCCTGCAGAGCTGGATGGAGGCGCTGTGGCAGCTCTTCTTTGACATGA GCCAGTGGAAGCACTGTTGTGATGAAGTCATGAAGATCGAAACTCCTGCTCCCCGGAAACCACCCCAAGCACTGCCCAAGCAGGGGTCCTTATACCATGAGATGG CTATTGAGCCGCTAGATGACATCGCAGCTGTGACAGACATCCTGGCCCAGCGCGAGGGCACAAGGCTGGAGCCGCCCCCACCCTGGCTATCAATGTTTCCAGACCAGCCTGCCTTGCCTAGCTCCTGCTCGCCTGCCTCAGTGGCCCCAGTCCCAACCTGGCCGCAACCCCTGCCCTGGGGAAGACCCCGAACCTTTTCCCTGGACGCTGCCCCTGCAGACCACTCCCTTGGGCCTTCTCGCTCGGTTGCACCCCTCCCCCCGCAGCGATCCCCACAATCCAGAGGTTTCTACAGCAAAAGTCAGCTCGGCTCATGGCTGCAGTCCCCAGTGTGA
- the Rtkn gene encoding rhotekin isoform X1, with translation MFSRNHRSRVTVARGSALEMEFKRGRFRLSVFSDPPEDTELQRKLDHEIRMREGACKLLAACSQREQALEATKSLLVCNSRILSYMGELQRRKEAQVLGKTGRRPSDSVQSAERSPCRGRVCISDLRIPLMWKDTEYFKNKGDLHRWAVFLLLQLGEQIQDTEMALVDRTLTDISFQNNVLFAEAGPDFELRLELYGACVEEEGALAGAPKRLATKLSSSLGRSSGKRVRASLDSAGGSGNSPILLPTPAVGGPRYHLLAHTTLTLAAVQDGFRTHDLTLASHEENPAWLPLYGSVCCRLAAQPLCMTQPTASGAFRVQQAGELQNGTLVHGVLKGTNLFCYWRSEDADTGQEPLFTIVINKETKVRAGELEQAPEWPFTLSISNLYGGEEVTNTLRVESREALQSWMEALWQLFFDMSQWKHCCDEVMKIETPAPRKPPQALPKQGSLYHEMAIEPLDDIAAVTDILAQREGTRLEPPPPWLSMFPDQPALPSSCSPASVAPVPTWPQPLPWGRPRTFSLDAAPADHSLGPSRSVAPLPPQRSPQSRGFYSKSQLGSWLQSPV, from the exons ATGTTCTCTCGAAACCACCGGAGCCGGGTCACAGTGGCCAGGGGCTCCGCCCTGGAGATGGAGTTCAAACGCGGCCGCTTCCGACTTAGTGTCTTCAGCGACCCGCCGGAG GACACAGAGCTGCAGAGGAAACTGGATCATGAGATCCGGATGAGGGAAGGGGCGTGCAAGCTGCTGGCGGCCTGCTCCCAGCGCGAGCAGGCTCTGGAAGCCACCAAGAGCCTGCTGGTGTGCAACAGCCGAATTCTCAGCTACATGGGCGAGCTGCAGCGACGCAAGGAGGCCCAGGTGCTGGGGAAGACAGGCCGGCG ACCATCCGACAGTGTGCAGTCCGCTGAGCGCTCCCCGTGCCGTGGCCGGGTCTGCATCTCTG ACCTCCGGATCCCACTCATGTGGAAGGACACAGAGTATTTCAAGAACAAAGGCG acCTGCACCGCTGGGCTGTGTTCCTGCTGCTGCAGCTTGGGGAACAGATTCAGGACACAGAGATGGCCCTGGTGGACAGGACCCTCACGGACATCTCCTTTCAGAACAATGTGCTTTT TGCTGAGGCAGGGCCTGACTTTGAACTGCGGCTGGAGCTGTATGGGGCCTGCGTGGAAGAGGAGGGAGCCCTAGCTGGTGCTCCCAAGAGACTTGCCACCAAACTCAGTAGCTCCCTGGGCCGTTCGTCGGGGAAGCGCGTTAGGGCATCGCTGGACAGTGCTGGGGGCTCCGGGAACAGTCCCATCCTGCTGCCCACCCCAGCTGTGGG agGTCCTCGGTACCACCTCTTGGCCCACACCACTCTTACCCTAGCAGCAGTGCAAGATGGATTCCGTACACATGACCTCACCCTCGCCAGTCATG AGGAGAACCCTGCCTGGCTGCCCCTTTATGGTAGCGTGTGTTGCCGCCTGGCCGCTCAGCCTCTCTGCATGACTCAGCCCACTGCAAGTGGTGCCTTCAGGGTGCAG CAAGCCGGGGAGCTGCAGAATGGGACACTCGTGCATGGAGTCCTGAAAGGCACAAACCTCTTTTGTTACTGGAGATCTGAGGATGCAGATACTGGGCAAGAACCACTGTTCACGATCGTCATCAACAAG GAGACTAAGGTCCGGGCAGGGGAGTTGGAGCAGGCGCCAGAGTGGCCTTTCACCCTCAGCATCAGCAACCTGTATGGAGGTGAGGAGGTGACAAACACCCTGCGGGTGGAGAGCAGAGAAGCCCTGCAGAGCTGGATGGAGGCGCTGTGGCAGCTCTTCTTTGACATGA GCCAGTGGAAGCACTGTTGTGATGAAGTCATGAAGATCGAAACTCCTGCTCCCCGGAAACCACCCCAAGCACTGCCCAAGCAGGGGTCCTTATACCATGAGATGG CTATTGAGCCGCTAGATGACATCGCAGCTGTGACAGACATCCTGGCCCAGCGCGAGGGCACAAGGCTGGAGCCGCCCCCACCCTGGCTATCAATGTTTCCAGACCAGCCTGCCTTGCCTAGCTCCTGCTCGCCTGCCTCAGTGGCCCCAGTCCCAACCTGGCCGCAACCCCTGCCCTGGGGAAGACCCCGAACCTTTTCCCTGGACGCTGCCCCTGCAGACCACTCCCTTGGGCCTTCTCGCTCGGTTGCACCCCTCCCCCCGCAGCGATCCCCACAATCCAGAGGTTTCTACAGCAAAAGTCAGCTCGGCTCATGGCTGCAGTCCCCAGTGTGA
- the Rtkn gene encoding rhotekin isoform X2 translates to MQDRLHILEDLNMLYIRQMALSLEDTELQRKLDHEIRMREGACKLLAACSQREQALEATKSLLVCNSRILSYMGELQRRKEAQVLGKTGRRPSDSVQSAERSPCRGRVCISDLRIPLMWKDTEYFKNKGDLHRWAVFLLLQLGEQIQDTEMALVDRTLTDISFQNNVLFAEAGPDFELRLELYGACVEEEGALAGAPKRLATKLSSSLGRSSGKRVRASLDSAGGSGNSPILLPTPAVGGPRYHLLAHTTLTLAAVQDGFRTHDLTLASHEENPAWLPLYGSVCCRLAAQPLCMTQPTASGAFRVQQAGELQNGTLVHGVLKGTNLFCYWRSEDADTGQEPLFTIVINKETKVRAGELEQAPEWPFTLSISNLYGGEEVTNTLRVESREALQSWMEALWQLFFDMSQWKHCCDEVMKIETPAPRKPPQALPKQGSLYHEMAIEPLDDIAAVTDILAQREGTRLEPPPPWLSMFPDQPALPSSCSPASVAPVPTWPQPLPWGRPRTFSLDAAPADHSLGPSRSVAPLPPQRSPQSRGFYSKSQLGSWLQSPV, encoded by the exons ATGCAGGACAGATTGCACATCCTGGAGGACCTCAATATGCTCTACATCCGGCAGATGGCACTCAGCCTGGAG GACACAGAGCTGCAGAGGAAACTGGATCATGAGATCCGGATGAGGGAAGGGGCGTGCAAGCTGCTGGCGGCCTGCTCCCAGCGCGAGCAGGCTCTGGAAGCCACCAAGAGCCTGCTGGTGTGCAACAGCCGAATTCTCAGCTACATGGGCGAGCTGCAGCGACGCAAGGAGGCCCAGGTGCTGGGGAAGACAGGCCGGCG ACCATCCGACAGTGTGCAGTCCGCTGAGCGCTCCCCGTGCCGTGGCCGGGTCTGCATCTCTG ACCTCCGGATCCCACTCATGTGGAAGGACACAGAGTATTTCAAGAACAAAGGCG acCTGCACCGCTGGGCTGTGTTCCTGCTGCTGCAGCTTGGGGAACAGATTCAGGACACAGAGATGGCCCTGGTGGACAGGACCCTCACGGACATCTCCTTTCAGAACAATGTGCTTTT TGCTGAGGCAGGGCCTGACTTTGAACTGCGGCTGGAGCTGTATGGGGCCTGCGTGGAAGAGGAGGGAGCCCTAGCTGGTGCTCCCAAGAGACTTGCCACCAAACTCAGTAGCTCCCTGGGCCGTTCGTCGGGGAAGCGCGTTAGGGCATCGCTGGACAGTGCTGGGGGCTCCGGGAACAGTCCCATCCTGCTGCCCACCCCAGCTGTGGG agGTCCTCGGTACCACCTCTTGGCCCACACCACTCTTACCCTAGCAGCAGTGCAAGATGGATTCCGTACACATGACCTCACCCTCGCCAGTCATG AGGAGAACCCTGCCTGGCTGCCCCTTTATGGTAGCGTGTGTTGCCGCCTGGCCGCTCAGCCTCTCTGCATGACTCAGCCCACTGCAAGTGGTGCCTTCAGGGTGCAG CAAGCCGGGGAGCTGCAGAATGGGACACTCGTGCATGGAGTCCTGAAAGGCACAAACCTCTTTTGTTACTGGAGATCTGAGGATGCAGATACTGGGCAAGAACCACTGTTCACGATCGTCATCAACAAG GAGACTAAGGTCCGGGCAGGGGAGTTGGAGCAGGCGCCAGAGTGGCCTTTCACCCTCAGCATCAGCAACCTGTATGGAGGTGAGGAGGTGACAAACACCCTGCGGGTGGAGAGCAGAGAAGCCCTGCAGAGCTGGATGGAGGCGCTGTGGCAGCTCTTCTTTGACATGA GCCAGTGGAAGCACTGTTGTGATGAAGTCATGAAGATCGAAACTCCTGCTCCCCGGAAACCACCCCAAGCACTGCCCAAGCAGGGGTCCTTATACCATGAGATGG CTATTGAGCCGCTAGATGACATCGCAGCTGTGACAGACATCCTGGCCCAGCGCGAGGGCACAAGGCTGGAGCCGCCCCCACCCTGGCTATCAATGTTTCCAGACCAGCCTGCCTTGCCTAGCTCCTGCTCGCCTGCCTCAGTGGCCCCAGTCCCAACCTGGCCGCAACCCCTGCCCTGGGGAAGACCCCGAACCTTTTCCCTGGACGCTGCCCCTGCAGACCACTCCCTTGGGCCTTCTCGCTCGGTTGCACCCCTCCCCCCGCAGCGATCCCCACAATCCAGAGGTTTCTACAGCAAAAGTCAGCTCGGCTCATGGCTGCAGTCCCCAGTGTGA